The genomic window AAATCCTGATTTTCGAAATGGACGACCGCGCTCATCACAGAAGGAGCGGCGCCCTTGGTGGCGCCCCTGGCCCGTCCGGTCGGGAAGAGAAGGTCGGGAAGGTTCTTTTCCTCCGATTCCTCCTTTCGATCATCCTTATCCTGGCGTTCTGCCGCGCGCCATCCATGCGTGCCGCCGAACCTCCCGCCGGTTATCTGATGGGCTACTTCACCGAGTCGCTCACGGGCCGGGGGGATTCATGGAACCTGCAGATCGCCGTGAGCGAGGACGGCCTCGACTGGATGCCGCTCAATCAGAACGAACCGGTGCTCGTTTCCAAGCTCGGGCAGAAAGGCATCCGTGATCCCTATTTCCTGCGGAAGCAGGAGGGCGGTTTCGTGGTGCTCGCCACGGATCTGACCGGGAAAAAGATGATCGCCACGCCGAACATCTTTGTCTGTGAAACGGCGGACTTCATCACCTTCGAAAACCCCCGTCTGCTCAAGCTGCATGACACGGACATGTGGACCCAGGCTCCCGAAGCGTTTTTCGATCCGGTGAAAAACGAATATGGCATCATCTGGACCGGGGACGCCGGCTACCACCGCATCTATGTGAACCATACCCGGGATTTCGTGAACGTCAGCCCGAGCGAAATCTATTTCGACCCGGGTCATGACGTGCGTGACGCCACGCTGGTCACCGCACCCGCGGCCGCCGGAAGCTTTCTCTATTATCGTGACGGTGAGGCGAACCGCGTGCGTGGCAGCCATTCCTCAGGTCCGTCCCCCGGCGGTTTTCCTGAAATCCCTTATGCGAAGCCGCCCGGTCAGAACCTCACCGAAGCGCCCTTGCTCGTTCCCGCCCGTCAGGAGAACCGCTGGTTTCTCTACGCCGAGTCCAACAACCCAGTGAACGCCGAGTTCTACGCCTGGCAGACCGACGACCTCGCGCGGGACTCCTGGCAGGAAATCAACAAGCGCGATTTCAACCCGCCGCTGAATGCCAAGCACGCCACCGTCCTGCCCATCACCCGCAGCGAGATGGACCGGCTCGTCGCCCACTGGGGCAGGCCCAAGTGGAACCGTCTCAAGTCGTGGAACTACCCGGACTGCTACCTGCGGCATGAGTCCATGTTGGCGATGATCTCGCCCTATCCGTTCGATCCCTATCAGGATTCCCAATGGATCATCGTTCCCGGTCTCGCCGACGCCGGCGGGGTTTCCTTCGAGTCCGTGAACTACCCCGGGCACTTTCTTCTCCGTGTGGCCGAACACGCGC from Luteolibacter yonseiensis includes these protein-coding regions:
- a CDS encoding glycoside hydrolase family 43 protein, whose amino-acid sequence is MRAAEPPAGYLMGYFTESLTGRGDSWNLQIAVSEDGLDWMPLNQNEPVLVSKLGQKGIRDPYFLRKQEGGFVVLATDLTGKKMIATPNIFVCETADFITFENPRLLKLHDTDMWTQAPEAFFDPVKNEYGIIWTGDAGYHRIYVNHTRDFVNVSPSEIYFDPGHDVRDATLVTAPAAAGSFLYYRDGEANRVRGSHSSGPSPGGFPEIPYAKPPGQNLTEAPLLVPARQENRWFLYAESNNPVNAEFYAWQTDDLARDSWQEINKRDFNPPLNAKHATVLPITRSEMDRLVAHWGRPKWNRLKSWNYPDCYLRHESMLAMISPYPFDPYQDSQWIIVPGLADAGGVSFESVNYPGHFLLRVAEHARLVKYEDTPEFRDRATFVKVSGLAEPGWSSFHAWSAPDLYLRHASHHLRVEGVSTQGDREDSTFRVVY